One window of Desulfarculus baarsii DSM 2075 genomic DNA carries:
- the plsX gene encoding phosphate acyltransferase PlsX, which produces MRIALDGMGGDSAPAIVVQGAVQALRQSGGAFEIALVGRRDELDRALHQIADLPSGLSVHHASQVVGMADRPSAALRQLRDASIRVCFDLLAQGEVDAVVSAGNSGATMATAVVVLGRLPEVDRPALASVLPGPSGPTVLVDVGANVDCTPLMLLQFGYMGSVYAQRVLGVTAPKVGLLSIGEESGKGNSLVKRAYEDFATSPLNFVGNVEGRDMFSGAAQVVVCDGFVGNVCLKLSEALGEMAIGVFVELLSSSALARTASLLLKSELKKLTAQFDYANYGGAPLLGVNGVAFVCHGASSPKAIASALGRAADAVRGELTRHLAEGLGQYRGSLLGEGGRG; this is translated from the coding sequence ATGCGCATCGCTCTTGACGGCATGGGCGGCGACAGCGCCCCGGCCATCGTGGTCCAGGGCGCCGTTCAAGCCCTGCGCCAGTCTGGCGGGGCCTTCGAGATAGCCTTGGTCGGTCGCCGCGACGAACTCGACCGGGCCCTCCACCAGATCGCCGACCTGCCCAGCGGCCTGAGCGTTCATCACGCCTCGCAGGTGGTGGGCATGGCCGACCGGCCCTCGGCGGCCTTGCGGCAACTGCGCGACGCCTCCATCCGCGTTTGTTTCGACCTGCTGGCCCAGGGCGAGGTCGACGCCGTGGTCAGCGCCGGCAACAGCGGGGCGACCATGGCCACGGCCGTGGTCGTGCTGGGCCGCCTGCCCGAGGTCGATCGTCCGGCCCTGGCTTCGGTGTTGCCCGGCCCCAGCGGCCCGACGGTGCTGGTGGACGTGGGGGCCAACGTCGATTGCACGCCGCTGATGCTGTTGCAGTTCGGCTACATGGGCTCTGTCTACGCCCAGCGGGTGCTCGGCGTGACCGCGCCCAAGGTGGGGCTTTTGTCCATCGGCGAGGAAAGCGGCAAGGGCAACAGCCTGGTCAAACGGGCCTACGAGGATTTCGCCACCAGCCCGCTCAACTTCGTGGGCAACGTCGAGGGCCGCGACATGTTTTCCGGCGCGGCCCAGGTCGTGGTCTGCGACGGCTTCGTGGGCAATGTCTGCCTCAAGCTCAGCGAGGCCCTGGGCGAGATGGCCATCGGCGTGTTCGTCGAGCTTCTGAGCAGCAGCGCCCTGGCCCGCACGGCCAGCTTGCTGCTCAAGTCCGAGCTGAAAAAGCTGACCGCTCAGTTCGACTACGCCAACTATGGCGGCGCGCCGCTGTTGGGCGTCAACGGCGTGGCCTTTGTCTGCCACGGCGCTTCGTCGCCCAAGGCCATCGCCTCGGCGCTCGGCCGCGCCGCCGACGCCGTGCGCGGCGAACTGACCCGCCATCTGGCCGAGGGGCTCGGTCAATATCGCGGAAGCTTGCTTGGCGAGGGCGGACGGGGTTAG
- the rpmF gene encoding 50S ribosomal protein L32, which translates to MAVPKKRQSTTRRDKRRAHDAITLPNTIPCPQCGEAKLPHRVCPSCGTYKGRQLLEPKE; encoded by the coding sequence ATGGCCGTTCCCAAGAAACGTCAGTCCACCACCAGGCGCGACAAGCGCCGCGCCCACGACGCCATCACCCTGCCCAACACCATCCCGTGCCCCCAGTGCGGCGAGGCCAAGCTGCCCCACCGCGTCTGCCCCTCCTGCGGAACCTACAAGGGCCGTCAGCTATTGGAGCCCAAGGAGTAG
- a CDS encoding YceD family protein, producing MKLRLEDIPEEGLDVSFELRGAKPAELGSAVEELVAPPWASLHVEQKGEFVLARGRAGAKLRLSCSRCLEPIEMALDQALDLAFEPMPAVDADEIELRGDEMDVSFYRDGEVDLGEAVLEELSFAVPMAPLCRPDCLGICPRCGQTHGEGGCQCQTESIDPRWGKLAQLRPKQD from the coding sequence ATGAAGCTGCGTCTGGAAGACATCCCCGAAGAGGGGCTGGACGTTTCCTTCGAGTTGCGCGGGGCCAAGCCGGCCGAGTTGGGTTCGGCCGTGGAGGAACTGGTCGCGCCGCCGTGGGCCAGCCTGCATGTGGAGCAAAAAGGCGAGTTTGTCTTGGCCCGGGGCCGGGCCGGGGCCAAGCTGCGCCTTAGTTGCAGTCGCTGCCTGGAGCCCATCGAGATGGCGCTGGACCAGGCGCTTGACTTGGCCTTCGAGCCCATGCCCGCGGTCGACGCCGACGAGATCGAACTGCGCGGCGACGAGATGGACGTGAGTTTTTATCGTGACGGCGAGGTGGATCTGGGCGAGGCCGTGCTCGAGGAGTTGAGCTTCGCCGTGCCCATGGCCCCCCTTTGCCGGCCCGATTGCCTGGGCATCTGCCCCCGCTGCGGCCAAACCCACGGCGAGGGCGGCTGCCAATGCCAAACCGAAAGCATCGACCCCCGCTGGGGCAAGCTGGCCCAGCTGAGGCCCAAACAAGATTGA
- the greA gene encoding transcription elongation factor GreA, translating into MERKLLTREGQIRLQRELDHLRKVELPASVKAIEEARAHGDLSENAEYHAAKERNAIVAAKIAELKSELALSEVIDPLPQADGRVVFGCKVTIYDSETDEEASYQIVGAAESDASQGRMSMTSPMGQALLGKEEGDEVKVQTPGGLRVIEIVSVQ; encoded by the coding sequence GTGGAAAGAAAGCTTCTGACGCGGGAAGGGCAGATTCGGCTTCAGCGAGAGTTGGATCATCTGCGCAAGGTGGAGCTGCCGGCCTCGGTCAAGGCCATCGAAGAAGCCAGGGCCCACGGCGACCTGTCGGAAAACGCCGAATACCACGCCGCCAAGGAGCGCAACGCCATCGTCGCGGCCAAGATCGCCGAACTGAAAAGCGAACTGGCCCTCAGCGAGGTCATCGATCCTCTGCCCCAGGCCGACGGCCGAGTGGTCTTTGGCTGCAAGGTGACCATCTACGACTCCGAGACCGACGAGGAAGCCTCCTACCAGATCGTCGGAGCCGCCGAAAGCGACGCCAGCCAGGGCCGCATGTCCATGACCTCGCCCATGGGCCAGGCCCTGCTGGGCAAGGAAGAGGGCGACGAGGTCAAGGTCCAGACGCCCGGCGGCCTGCGCGTCATCGAAATCGTCAGCGTCCAGTAA